One window of the Zea mays cultivar B73 chromosome 3, Zm-B73-REFERENCE-NAM-5.0, whole genome shotgun sequence genome contains the following:
- the LOC103652484 gene encoding protein NRT1/ PTR FAMILY 4.5, with translation MGKASEANGKADSVSMVETRVVGGNTYEVIEGKVDWRGRPALRGRHGGLGNCFFILVNFGFENMASLSLAVNLMMYFLGVMHLNLEDASNLLTNYMGASYMISVLISVFADVFVGRYMTVILSSLVELVGLLLLMLQARSDRLKPPPCKDPRDPTTCPRVHGSNEVHLYLALYLIALGSGGIKAALPAHCADQFDAKHPREKLQMSSCFNYLLLSLCTGGAFSVTVFVWIQENKGWAKGFAAATGVMGLAVIVFIAGLPRYRIATVQGSSALKEIFQVYVAAVRNRKQQLPENPDELYEISKNKASPDTEFVAHRDRPFRFLDRAAIVQTAKDAAADPWRQCRVTQVEHAKTVLAMVPIFCSAIIMGTCLAQLQTFSMVQGSTMDTALGRHFQMPVASMPIIPLVFLIFAVPIYEQLFVPFARRLTGIPTGITYLQRVGVGLVLSIVSMVMAAVVEVQRKKVAERHGMLDMIPGFQHLPMSCFWLAPQFAVFGIADMFTYVGLMEFFYSQAPQALKSMSSSFLWCSLSLGYFMSTVIVKAVNKATKKKTASGGWLAGENINRNHLDLFFWLLAVLSTVNLFNYLFWASWYKYKPQEKTLATENEKQQEQV, from the exons GTGGAGACACGTGTTGTTGGAGGAAATACGTATGAAGTCATTGAAGGCAAGGTTGATTGGCGGGGAAGACCTGCATTGCGAGGACGCCATGGTGGTTTGGGCAATTGTTTCTTCATTCTTG TGAATTTCGGATTTGAGAACATGGCCAGCTTGTCTCTGGCCGTGAACCTCATGATGTACTTCCTGGGCGTCATGCACTTGAACCTTGAAGACGCTTCAAACCTGCTGACCAACTATATGGGTGCCAGCTACATGATCTCCGTGCTCATCTCCGTCTTCGCCGACGTCTTCGTCGGCCGATACATGACTGTGATCCTATCATCACTGGTTGAGCTCGTG GGGCTCCTGCTGCTGATGCTGCAGGCGCGCTCCGACCGGCTGAAGCCTCCCCCGTGCAAGGACCCCAGGGACCCGACGACGTGCCCGCGGGTGCACGGCAGCAACGAGGTGCACCTCTACCTGGCGCTGTACCTCATCGCGCTCGGCTCGGGAGGCATCAAGGCGGCCCTGCCGGCGCACTGCGCTGACCAGTTCGACGCCAAGCACCCCAGGGAGAAGCTGCAGATGTCCAGCTGCTTCAACTACCTGCTGCTTAGCCTCTGCACCGGCGGCGCCTTCAGCGTCACCGTGTTCGTGTGGATCCAGGAGAATAAGGGATGGGCGAAGGGGTTCGCCGCCGCCACGGGCGTCATGGGGCTCgccgtcatcgtcttcatcgctGGCCTGCCGAGGTACCGCATCGCCACGGTCCAGGGAAGCAGTGCGCTGAAGGAGATCTTCCAGGTGTACGTCGCCGCAGTCAGGAACAGGAAACAGCAGCTCCCGGAGAACCCAGACGAGCTGTACGAGATCAGCAAGAACAAAGCTTCGCCTGACACGGAGTTCGTGGCACACAGGGATAGGCCGTTCAG ATTCCTGGACAGAGCGGCCATAGTTCAGACAGCGAAGGACGCGGCGGCGGACCCGTGGCGTCAGTGCCGGGTGACGCAGGTGGAGCACGCCAAGACGGTGCTGGCCATGGTGCCCATCTTCTGCAGCGCCATCATCATGGGCACCTGCCTCGCGCAGCTGCAGACCTTCTCCATGGTGCAAGGCAGCACGATGGACACGGCGCTGGGACGGCATTTCCAGATGCCGGTGGCCTCGATGCCCATCATCCCGCTCGTCTTCCTCATCTTCGCCGTCCCCATCTACGAGCAGCTGTTCGTGCCCTTCGCGCGCCGCCTGACGGGCATCCCCACGGGGATCACGTACCTGCAGCGCGTGGGCGTCGGCCTCGTGCTCTCCATCGTCTCCATGGTCATGGCCGCCGTCGTGGAGGTGCAGCGCAAGAAGGTGGCCGAGAGGCACGGCATGCTGGACATGATCCCCGGGTTCCAGCACCTGCCCATGTCCTGCTTCTGGCTGGCGCCGCAGTTCGCCGTGTTCGGCATCGCAGACATGTTCACCTACGTCGGCCTCATGGAGTTCTTCTACTCGCAGGCGCCGCAGGCGCTCAAGTCCATGTCGTCCTCGTTCCTCTGGTGCTCCCTGTCGCTGGGCTACTTCATGAGCACCGTCATCGTGAAGGCCGTCAACAAGGCCACCAAGAAGAAAACGGCGAGCGGCGGATGGCTCGCCGGAGAGAACATCAACCGCAACCACCTCGACCTCTTCTTCTGGCTGCTCGCCGTGCTTAGCACCGTCAACCTTTTCAACTATCTTTTCTGGGCAAGTTGGTACAAGTACAAGCCTCAGGAGAAGACGCTCGCCACCGAGAACGAGAAGCAGCAAGAGCAAGTGTGA
- the OBAP2A gene encoding oil body-associated protein 2A gives MASSDGKPLPTPASVGGGGGSSTAPPGQPTTVASKVLDMGAAAMQSLRPVKQAKQHMCTFALYAHDPKRQVETHHYVSRLNQDFLQCAVYDSDKADARLIGVEYIVSRKIFDSLPAEEQRLWHSHAHEIKSGLWTSPHVAGLLEKAELDHMAATFGKFWCTWQVDRGDRLPLGAPALMVSPQADPAAAVRPDLVRKRDDRYGLSTEELRAARADVEAPAEEHPGQADYWLRHRKGFAVDVVPHEMKRHAPFP, from the exons ATGGCGTCCAGCGACGGGAAACCACTGCCAACCCCGGCCTCtgtgggcggcggcggcggcagcagcaccgCGCCGCCCGGGCAGCCGACCACGGTAGCGTCCAAGGTGCTGGACATGGGCGCGGCGGCGATGCAGTCGTTGCGCCCCGTGAAGCAGGCGAAGCAGCACATGTGCACGTTCGCGCTGTACGCGCACGACCCGAAGCGGCAGGTGGAGACGCACCACTACGTCTCCCGCCTCAACCAGGACTTCCTCCAGTGCGCCGTCTATGACTCCGACAAAGCCGACGCGCGTCTCATCG GCGTGGAGTACATCGTGTCGAGGAAGATCTTCGACTCGCTGCCGGCGGAGGAGCAGCGGCTGTGGCACTCGCACGCGCACGAGATCAAGTCAGGCCTGTGGACGAGCCCGCACGTGGCGGGGCTGCTGGAGAAGGCGGAGCTGGACCACATGGCCGCCACGTTCGGCAAGTTCTGGTGCACCTGGCAGGTGGACCGCGGCGACCGCCTGCCGCTGGGCGCCCCCGCGCTCATGGTGTCCCCGCAGGCCGACCCCGCCGCAGCCGTGCGCCCCGACCTGGTCCGGAAGCGAGACGACAGGTACGGCCTCTCCACGGAGGAGCTCCGCGCCGCTAGGGCCGACGTCGAGGCGCCCGCCGAGGAGCACCCGGGCCAGGCCGACTACTGGCTCCGCCACCGCAAGGGCTTCGCGGTGGACGTCGTGCCGCACGAGATGAAGCGTCACGCGCCGTTTCCGTGA
- the LOC100285659 gene encoding uncharacterized protein LOC100285659 produces MPSSTIRSISITVSDDDGAAAAPSRRPRAGRRKAVARSLGQRAVRLVARWWPVLLLLPAVALLLFEASRLRASSPGPSPPVSSLGRLDPTTRLVHGVREPCLKLLSPKSLANVVFPEGTRLDSVVSRITYKTDDDDYDTYHSEANSTYLLQHAEATRFDLFTGFQTLAEREDSFKVNETVSVHCGFYSDNGGFKISEEDRRYMRACKVVVSTCAFGGGDDLYQPIGMANSSIGRVCYVAFWDEVTLAAQEAEGKVIGDDSMIGRWRIIVVRSLPFVDQRLNGKIPKMLTHRLFTEARYSIWVDSKYQLRRDPIGMLEALLWRTNSTFAISEHGARSNIYDEGKAIVQKHKATPEEVEVQLTRYRQDGMPDTKRLHGLKALAEASVIVRELTPATNHFMCAWFNEVVRFTSRDQLSFPYVLWRLNMHGLSMFPVCTRRDLVNSLGHTRKVKPLTQTNSGSSTTS; encoded by the exons ATGCCGTCGTCGACGATCCGAAGCATCTCCatcaccgtctccgacgacgacggTGCTGCGGCGGCACCGTCACGGCGGCCGCGCGCTGGAAGACGGAAGGCGGTGGCGCGTAGCTTGGGGCAGCGGGCGGTGCGGCTGGTGGCGCGGTGGTGGCCCGTTCTCCTGCTCCTCCCGGCCGTCGCGCTCCTCCTCTTCGAGGCGTCGCGGCTCCGCGCCTCATCCCCGGGCCCCTCCCCACCGGTCTccagcctcggacggctcgacccgaCCACACGTCTCGTCCATGGCGTGCGCGAGC CTTGCTTGAAGCTCCTTAGCCCCAAAAGTTTGGCAAATGTGGTGTTCCCGGAGGGTACAAGACTCGATTCTGTGGTGAGCAGAATCACGTACAAAACTGATGACGATGACTATGACACATACCACTCCGAAGCAAACTCTACATATTTACTGCAACATGCGGAAGCAACAAGGTTCGACCTGTTTACAGGATTTCAGACACTTGCTGAAAGAGAAGATAGCTTCAAG GTGAATGAGACTGTTAGTGTGCACTGTGGTTTCTACAGCGACAATGGTGGCTTCAAAATTTCTGAGGAGGACAGGAGATACATGAGAGCCTGTAAAGTTGTTGTGTCTACCTGTGCATTTGGTGGTGGGGATGATCTATATCAACCTATTGGAATGGCCAATTCTTCTATTGGCAGG GTTTGCTATGTTGCTTTCTGGGATGAAGTGACACTAGCAGCTCAGGAAGCTGAAGGAAAGGTAATTGGTGATGATAGCATGATAGGAAGGTGGCGGATCATTGTTGTCAGGAGCCTCCCTTTTGTAGATCAACGATTAAATGGGAAGATACCAAAG ATGTTGACTCATCGCCTTTTCACAGAGGCAAGGTACTCTATATGGGTTGACTCTAAATACCAATTACGAAGAGATCCTATAGGAATGCTTGAAGCTCTTCTTTGGAGGACAAACTCTACATTTGCTATCTCTGAACATGGAGCACGGAGTAACATATATGATGAGGGGAAAGCTATTGTTCAAAAGCACAAGGCTACCCCTGAAGAGGTAGAGGTACAATTGACTCGGTATCGTCAAGATGGAATGCCGGACACAAAAAGATTGCACGGACTGAAAG CTCTAGCCGAAGCCTCTGTTATTGTGAGGGAACTCACCCCTGCAACGAACCATTTCATGTGTGCTTGGTTTAATGAAGTGGTTCGCTTCACATCTCGTGATCAGCTCAGTTTTCCATACGTTTTGTGGCGGCTAAACATGCatggattgagcatgtttcctGTATGCACTCGCAGGGATCTTGTGAATAGTTTGGGTCACACAAGGAAAGTAAAACCTCTTACACAGACAAATTCAGGGTCTTCTACTACTTCGTAA
- the LOC100192010 gene encoding 50S ribosomal protein L13, chloroplastic-like, with the protein MATAVASHTLLSSAFAPRHYHRRLTRTASVGPRRAAPVGLAVRCEKSDKQKRQPLAALVPREQRFMFEGDELCGPDIWNTTWYPKAADHVTTEKTWYVVDATDKILGRLASTIAVHIRGKNEPTYTPSVDMGAFVIVVNADKVAVSGKKRSQKLYRRHSGRPGGMKEETFDQLQKRIPERIIEHAVRGMLPKGRLGRRLFTHLKVYKGTEHPHEAQKPVPLPIRDKRIQKTG; encoded by the exons ATGGCTACGGCCGTCGCCTCCCATACGTTGCTCTCCTCCGCCTTCGCCCCGCGCCACTACCACCGCCGCCTGACCCGGACCGCGTCCGtggggccgcgccgggccgccCCGGTGGGACTGGCCGTGCGGTGCGAGAAGAGCGACAAGCAGAAGAGGCAGCCGCTCGCCGCGCTCGTGCCCCGCGAGCAGCGCTTCATgttcgagggagacgagctctgcGGCCCC GACATATGGAATACAACCTGGTATCCTAAGGCTGCAGATCATGTAACTACCGAGAAGACATGGTATGTTGTTGATGCAACAGACAAGATCCTAGGCAGGCTAGCATCCACCATTGCAGTACATATCAGGGGAAAGAATGAACCCACTTACACTCCTAGTGTAGACATGGGAGCTTTTGTTATTGTG GTCAATGCAGATAAGGTTGCTGTTTCTGGTAAAAAGCGGTCACAAAAGCTTTATAGGAGGCACTCCGGAAGGCCTGGAGGGATGAAAGAAGAAACTTTTGACCAACTTCAGAAAAGAATTCCAGAGAGAATCATTGAACATGCGGTTCGTGGCATGCTCCCCAAGGGAAGG CTGGGAAGAAGATTATTTACCCACCTCAAGGTATACAAAGGGACAGAACATCCGCACGAGGCTCAAAAACCTGTCCCACTCCCGATCAGGGATAAAAGAATACAAAAAACTGGATAG